One Oryza sativa Japonica Group chromosome 8, ASM3414082v1 DNA window includes the following coding sequences:
- the LOC4345851 gene encoding pentatricopeptide repeat-containing protein At1g09410, mitochondrial produces the protein MHRLRHHAALASSRLLVRDNQRITALARAGDVAAARRVFDAMPRRDAVSWNALLTALWRAGRDLPAARSLFDDMPSRNVISWNSIIAGCLAHGDLAAASAYFARAPRRNVASWNAMLAGLVRLGSMEDARSLFDQMPERNVVSYTTMVDGLARCGEVASARELFDAMPTRNLVSWAAMISGYVDNNMLEEARKLFEAMPEKNVVACTAMITGYCKEGDLQNARRLFDGIRAKDVISWNAIISGYVHNGLGEEATKLYIIMLREGIKPDQATLIALLTACSSLALLRQGRSTHAVVIKAMLESSISICNALMTMYSKCGNVDESELVFMSLKSQDIVSWNTIIAAYAQHGRYQKVIALFHEMELCGLIPNDITFLSMLSACGHAGRVDESLKLFDLMFSKYAISPRAEHYACIVDILSRAGQLEKACSYIKEMPSEAEKNVWGTLLCASQTHGNVQLGELAAKMLVLSDFESSGAYVMLSNIYAAAGMWGEVNRVRSQMKEKGVKKQPGHSWTEIADKVHMFVGGDASHPEMDMILSELRKISFHMQMVTDKTQMMEELVQECG, from the exons ATGCATCGACTGCGTCACCATgccgccctcgcctcctcccgcctcctcGTCCGCGACAACCAGCGCATcaccgcgctcgcccgcgccggcgacgtggccgcCGCGCGCAGGGTGTTCGACGCCATGCCCCGCCGCGACGCCGTCTCCTGGAACGCGCTCCTGACCGCGCTGTGGCGGGCGGGCCGCGACCTGCCCGCCGCGCGCAGCCTCTTCGACGATATGCCCTCCCGCAACGTCATCTCCTGGAACTCCATCATCGCCGGATGCCTCGCCCACGGCGACctcgcggccgcctccgcctacttcgcgcgcgccccgcgccgcaACGTCGCCTCGTGGAACGCCATGCTCGCCGGCCTCGTCCGGCTCGGCAGCATGGAGGACGCGCGGTCGCTGTTCGACCAAATGCCCGAGAGGAACGTGGTGTCGTACACCACCATGGTGGATGGGCTCGCGAGGTGCGGGGAGGTCGCTAGCGCGCGAGAGCTGTTTGACGCAATGCCTACAAGGAACTTGGTTTCGTGGGCTGCAATGATAAGTGGGTATGTCGACAACAACATGTTGGAAGAGGCAAGAAAATTGTTCGAGGCAATGCCAGAGAAGAATGTTGTGGCATGCACTGCGATGATCACAGGGTATTGCAAGGAGGGCGATTTGCAGAACGCCAGAAGGCTGTTTGATGGGATTCGTGCCAAGGATGTCATATCTTGGAACGCCATTATTTCTG GATATGTTCATAATGGACTTGGAGAAGAAGCAACGAAACTGTACATCATAATGCTTAGAGAAGGTATCAAACCAGATCAGGCAACACTTATTGCACTACTGACAGCATGTTCTTCTCTTGCTCTGCTCAGACAAGGAAGATCAACACATGCTGTTGTCATCAAAGCTATGTTAGAATCAAGCATTTCTATTTGTAATGCTTTGATGACAATGTATAGCAAGTGTGGCAATGTTGACGAGTCTGAGTTAGTCTTCATGAGTCTCAAAAGCCAGGATATTGTTTCTTGGAACACAATAATTGCCGCATATGCACAACATGGCAGATATCAGAAAGTTATTGCTCTGTTCCATGAGATGGAACTGTGTGGACTGATACCGAATGATATTACCTTCCTTAGCATGTTATCAGCGTGTGGACATGCTGGCAGAGTGGATGAAAGCTTGAAACTGTTTGATCTTATGTTTTCCAAATATGCAATATCTCCAAGAGCAGAACACTATGCTTGTATTGTGGATATATTGAGCCGAGCAGGACAGTTGGAGAAAGCATGTAGTTACATAAAGGAAATGCCTTCTGAGGCTGAGAAGAATGTTTGGGGCACTCTACTTTGTGCTTCTCAGACACATGGTAATGTTCAGTTGGGTGAACTTGCTGCTAAGATGCTTGTCCTATCAGACTTTGAAAGTTCAGGGGCTTATGTGATGCTTTCAAACATATATGCTGCTGCTGGCATGTGGGGTGAAGTCAATCGAGTAAGGAGCCAAATGAAGGAAAAAGGTGTGAAGAAGCAACCTGGACATAGCTGGACAGAGATTGCTGATAAAGTTCATATGTTTGTTGGTGGTGATGCATCCCATCCTGAGATGGACATGATCTTATCCGAGCTGAGAAAAATTAGCTTTCATATGCAGATGGTCACTGATAAAACTCAGATGATGGAAGAGCTAGTTCAAGAATGTGGTTAG
- the LOC4345850 gene encoding 14-3-3-like protein GF14-A, with protein MAAAAGGGTREEMVYMAKLAEQAERYEEMVEFMEKVVTAAAAGGGGELTVEERNLLSVAYKNVIGARRASWRIVSSIEQKEEGRGAAGHAAAARSYRARVEAELSNICAGILRLLDERLVPAAAAVDAKVFYLKMKGDYHRYLAEFKTGAERKDAADATLAAYQAAQDIAMKELSPTHPIRLGLALNFSVFYYEILNSPDRACTLAKQAFDEAISELDTLGEESYKDSTLIMQLLRDNLTLWTSDMQDDGGDEMRDATKPEDEH; from the exons atggcggcggcggcgggaggagggacgAGGGAGGAGATGGTGTACATGGCGAAGCTGGCGGAGCAGGCGGAGAGGTACGAGGAGATGGTGGAGTTCATGGAGAaggtggtgacggcggcggcggcgggcgggggtgGGGAGCTCACGGTGGAGGAGAGGAACCTGCTGTCCGTGGCGTACAAGAACGTCATCGGCGCGCGCAGGGCGTCGTGGCGCATCGTGTCCTCCATCGAGCAGAAGGAGGAAGGCCGCGGCGCCGcgggccacgccgccgccgcgcgctcctaCCGCGCCCGCGTCGAGGCCGAGCTCTCCAACATCTGCGCGGGGATACTCCGCCTCCTCGACGAGCgcctcgtccccgccgccgccgccgtcgacgccaagGTCTTCTACCTCAAGATGAAGGGCGACTACCACCGCTACCTCGCCGAGTTCAAGACCGGAGCCGAGCGCaaggacgccgccgacgccaccctcgccgcctaCCAGGCCGCGCAG GACATAGCCATGAAGGAGCTGTCGCCGACGCACCCCATCAGACTGGGCCTTGCGCTCAACTTCTCCGTGTTCTACTACGAGATCCTCAACTCGCCCGACCGCGCGTGCACGCTCGCCAAGCAG GCCTTCGATGAAGCTATTTCGGAACTGGATACCCTTGGGGAAGAATCCTACAAGGACAGCACCCTGATCATGCAGCTTCTTCGCGACAATCTCACTTTGTGGACTTCTGATATGCAG GACGATGGAGGTGATGAAATGAGGGATGCAACCAAGCCTGAGGATGAGCACTAG
- the LOC4345849 gene encoding mediator of RNA polymerase II transcription subunit 22a, producing MSKSGGAAAGPTAAAAAAAVQKQKTLLQKADADVSSLVDNFAALINIARVNDPPVRNTQEAFQMDMRGSRMVHSADSLLKLVSELKRTAIFSGLASLTENVDRRIEIFSQQVEGTERMLERIGQEAAGSLKELEAHYYSSVVRTPPDE from the exons atGAGcaagagcggcggcgcggcggcggggccgacggcggcggccgcggcagccGCGGTGCAGAAGCAGAAGACGCTTCTCCAGAAGGCTGACGCCGACGTCTCCAGCCTCGTTGACAACTTCGCCGCCCTCATCAACATCGCGCGC GTCAACGACCCGCCGGTGCGCAACACGCAGGAGGCCTTCCAGATGGACATGCGCGGCTCCCGCATG GTACATTCAGCTGATTCTCTGTTGAAACTAGTGTCAGAGCTTAAGAGAACAGCTATCTTTTCTGGGCTTGCTTCTTTAACTGAAAATGTGGATAGGCGGATTGAAATCTTTAGTCAACAAGTTGAAGGAACAGAGAGAATGCTGGAGAGGATTGGGCAGGAAGCAGCAGGAAGCCTCAAAGAGTTGGAGGCACATTACTACTCATCTGTTGTGCGAACACCACCGGATGAATGA
- the LOC4345852 gene encoding putative WEB family protein At1g65010, chloroplastic: protein MDKMFSFRSSVRSTSNGDKASNSITEASEMQEKLNKLQEELKNEKKEKARALDEIAGLKKKKNENKVTSNGGDDKLDLVHRLEQLEGEQEAARDSEKKLLVSLGAQTKQLEQTKVSLEEAKLEIASLKDNKKSSEAFSALSSNPSQPARNLRRRGIMSFSFADPGEVETWSLQRELKLAVEAEEKCKKAMDDLAIALKEQTTDARDAKAKLSLAQSELTNARTEMENSKALLKNTEEKLQVALEEAAQLKFESDELAAASKEKERGLVDCIKMFEGDLIKAKEENNKLIESQRVIRDENSRLREMLKHAVCEANVAKESLEIARAENSQLKEDISEKENTLQSIIQDYESLKVSESAAQSSIGELKDMIDAMFSSESTKTSAEASPRDTKGNEVYYDHERTQLEDIRNPALHKKRTVLRKFADIMKKRNSQSAI, encoded by the exons ATGGACAAGATGTTCTCCTTCAGGTCCAG CGTCAGATCAACTTCCAATGGTGACAAAGCCTCCAATTCAATCACCGAGGCATCAGAGATGCAGGAGAAATTGAACAAGCTGCAGGAAGAGCTGAAGAATGAGAAAAAGGAGAAGGCGCGTGCTCTGGATGAGATAGCAGGgctcaagaagaaaaagaatgaGAATAAGGTGACAAGCAATGGAGGTGATGATAAGTTGGACCTTGTGCACAGATTAGAGCAGTTAGAAGGTGAACAGGAGGCAGCAAGGGATTCAGAGAAGAAACTGCTAGTGTCATTGGGGGCCCAAACGAAGCAGCTTGAACAAACCAAGGTATCTCTGGAGGAGGCCAAGCTTGAGATTGCTTCCCTCAAAGATAATAAAAAGAGCTCGGAAGCCTTCAGTGCACTGTCTTCTAATCCTAGCCAACCGGCTAGGAATCTCAGGAGAAGGGGAATAATGTCTTTCTCCTTTGCTGATCCTGGTGAGGTAGAGACGTGGTCATTACAGCGTGAACTCAAGTTGGCTGTCGAAGCTGAGGAGAAGTGCAAGAAGGCCATGGATGATTTGGCAATAGCTTTGAAGGAACAGACAACTGATGCCAGAGATGCAAAAGCGAAACTTTCATTAGCGCAATCTGAGTTGACTAATGCAAGAACTGAAATGGAGAACTCAAAGGCCTTGCTTAAAAACACAGAGGAGAAGCTCCAGGTAGCACTGGAAGAGGCAGCGCAACTGAAGTTTGAGTCAGATGAGTTAGCAGCAGCCtcaaaagagaaagagaggggactGGTTGATTGCATCAAGATGTTTGAGGGGGATCTCATCAAAGCAAAGGAGGAGAATAATAAATTGATCGAATCACAAAGGGTGATCAGAGATGAGAATTCCAGGTTGAGAGAAATGTTGAAGCATGCAGTGTGTGAAGCTAATGTAGCAAAAGAATCTTTGGAGATTGCCAGGGCAGAGAATTCTCAGCTTAAAGAAGACATATCTGAGAAAGAGAATACCTTACAGAGCATCATACAAGACTATGAGTCCCTCAAGGTAAGCGAGTCTGCGGCACAAAGTAGTATTGGAGAATTAAAGGATATGATTGATGCTATGTTCAGTTCAGAGTCGACCAAAACCTCAGCAGAAGCATCACCCAGAGATACCAAGGGAAATGAGGTGTATTATGACCACGAAAGAACCCAGTTGGAGGATATCAGGAATCCTGCGCTGCACAAAAAGAGGACAGTTCTCAGAAAATTTGCTGacataatgaagaaaagaaactcTCAAAGTGCAATCTAA